From the Anopheles merus strain MAF chromosome 2L, AmerM5.1, whole genome shotgun sequence genome, the window TGGAAATATTTGCAAAGAATAAACTACCACTTAACTAAAAAATTCAGAAATATATTGCACATTACGAGCCTAAGGCATGTTTCTCTTAGTTCAAGTAAACAGCTTGCGTGTAAAAGTTCCAAAAATAATCATGCTCAACTGAACAATCCTCAGCCACAAGCACAGTTTTCCGTGTAAAGAAGCAATTAAAACGAAAAGTTTACTTTCCAATTCTTCCCAACTTCATCTTTAAATGGGAGTTTAAGGTCCTCATTATTATTTCTACCACGAGCAACTACCTCAACCGTTTCAATGGGTTTCGGAAAATTCCGTTTCGCACCCCGAACCCGTTTGCGAAAAGCGCCGCCAGCAGCTGCCTCCATTGAATATTAAATGTTCCGCTGTAAGTCTCACACCGGTTCCCGGGGCGAACGATTCGTGTGCGAAAATCATCGCTAAACAGCGTAATGGCCATTAGGCGGCCACGATTGATGGCGGAATGCCAATGATGCTTTGCAATGAATTACGATTTCCGAGCCGTTTACTTCGGCAACCCATGTTTGCGTGTTTGATTGTTTAGGCAAAGGTTGGCAACGGTGAAATGTGTTATCGGTTTTCATGCATGATTGGGAGCGATGCCGGCACTCCAAAAGCAATCGATCAGCAGGAACAGGGTGGGAGTTTAGTTTGGGAGTTGATCAAAATTATCAATCTAATGTTAAAGTGATCAACAGCATATTGGCGGCCAAAACGCACTCAAAGTTTTTCCTGCTCAAATGCCATTTGTATGGTTaacaaaatgaacaatttAAAAGCATCTCCACCCTAATGGTTTCACATGCTGTTAATTATCGAGCTGGTACTGCCCAGAGTGTCGAGAGCGTTCAATTAACAGCTCACACATGAACACCGGCTCGCCAATCCGAAGGACGGTCTGGTTCAATTTTTATCACCACTCATAACGACCATCACCGCTCCATCCATTCCATCCCATTCGACTGCCCCGGGAGGAAGTGGTATGTTAACCGCAAAATTGCTTCATAATTAAATTGTCACCCTTTGCGCGCTAGCAGCCAGCAGCGGCGACAAACATTCCCGCCATGTGTTCAGCATTCCGCGCTCGGGTTACAAAACTCGTGGTGCGAGCAAACAACATGCATTAGACAGAAACACAGAGCCACACGGTGATGGTAGCTGCGGAAATACATTGATTTCCCCTCGGATCGATTCACGCTCCCCCAGCTGACCGGAAGCATTTTCCAAGATGACCGCAAAACCCCATCAAGATGGGACGAAAAACGCCCCCGTTAGCTGTTTGCTTGTAGTGCGACGCCTTTTTTTTACGACGCTACAACGCGAAACACAATTAGTGCAATTAAATCGTTTTTCAACACTCGCCAAAGCAAACAGACGGCTAGTGGTCAGATGGCACTCAGCACCGGACACTTGTCGATGGTGTACGGAGTTTGAAAGCATGTTGCGGGTTGCAGTTTGGTAACATCGTAAACGAGAAACACACTACCTGGAACGATGATTGCCTCAAGAATTATGGTCGTGTTTCAAATTTGTGACCGTAAAACGATTATTTCCAAAGTATATCAACATTAAGAGAAGATAAGAGAGATaagaaatgtttaaatttgtcATCATACGTGATTTGAAATAAGCAAAACTGCTTTTGTAACATCCAGcgccaaaatgtatgcaatctgtTTGTCACTATATGTTATTGTAAAGATAGCAAATATAGAAACACATACTTCAAACAATTGCATAACTCCAGGCGCTTATCCACGATCCAACCCAGTAGACAATAATGCAAAGAACTATCTGCTTTTCTCATGTAAGCGGTAACAGTTCCAGGAATGTTCGAAGCCTATTTTACACCTCCTAACCACAATTCATATAGTACGtctctctctagctctctagctctctttctctctaactctctctctctctctctctctgtttaaCCTCCAACACGCAACAAAACCCGGCAGCGACACGTGTTACGGTGGTGAAAGTTTTCTCCGGAAAACCCCAGCCCGCACCCTTCCCGGACAGCACAGCACTGCGGCCCGCCACACCGTTAAACGTGCGGTTGATGCCGTTCGTGATTGTTTTGTCAGAGACAGGGAAATtaagttttccctttttcccgtACTAACCCCGCGCCCCGCTTCTGCTGGCGTTGCGGTGCGTCGCTTCCGTTTGGAATGAACTGGAATTTCGATCACGATTAAGATTTTGATACactgtctgcgtgtgtgtgtgtgtgtgtgtgtgtgtgtgtgtgtgtgtgtgggggggggggcatggTTGTAAGAAATTGTACCTCGGAGTGACAAGAGATGATGGATCGTAAGAGCTGATTGGCGGCACGGTATGCGTACGTTTCGAGCAAATTGAGCGGAATGTCTTGTGCGGATGAGCAAATATTTCATGCTCGGCACGGTATGCACGATTTGTGAAGCTATTTTGCGTAATTAAATGTAATGTCATTCGTGCGGTTGAGTTGCGCTGCGAGCCTGCCGAGGAAAACGTGTCCGCAGTACAGGCAAACGAGTAATAGCTTAACATTAACGTTAACGCTCTCATGCAAATCAATGccatttttaacacatttttacTCAACATTCGCTTTCTTGCAGGTGCCAAGCTACATCCAGGATTACGTGGTAGTGACGGCCTGGGTGCAAGACTCGGGCGTTCATCTGTACCCCAACTCGGACATTGGCGGCAAGTACATCGTCCTGTCGAATGGCGATCTGTACATCAACAATGCTGGGGCAAGTGATGCGTACAAAACGTACTCGTGCCGAACTGTAAATAGACTCACAGGTAGGTTGTTCGAGCAGTGCGAAAGCCACTAATAGCTgagcgcctgaatgtatgcaaaacaGACACATTTTGCATTGcaaattgcaaacaaacattttagaTACTACGATTTACGtgatattgcatacatttgggCGCTTTGCGTTCgaaatttaataattacttattgaagaaaaatattgaatattgaatattGCAGAAAAAAGGTGAATCTTCTTGATTAATAAAAAGCAATCACAGAAAACACATCACATTCAATTAATTGTACTTCAATCAAACTGAAATAATTATGCGATAATTTCCTGGGAAGCACTATTAATGGTAATGACGGCGCCTAGGTGCATGCAGCATGAAACGGAATTGTATcatattgcttttttttgtcctttttgAAGCTCGCTCTGTGAAATGAGTATTTTTGCTATTCCATCCCGCAATTAGAATGTTGTTAGAGATAAAACGGTATCTTTCTGCATTTCCTAATGATTGTACCGTCGGCCACAGCTACCCATTTATTGCGTCGTTAATTACGAAATCTGCATGTAAGTCAGGTGTTTCCTAGGAACGTACAACCGGTCCCCGACCCCTCCCCcagaaaccacacacacactttccctTGCATACGGAGCACCTCCTACACATACCATACATTTCAATATATTCCGGTCAAAAAGGGACTTTTTTTCCTTGCGCTTTGCATTTCCGTATGCGGCAAGCCACATTCCATTTTTCCCATTGCTCGTGCGGGATAAAAATATCTTATTTCTCGTGCAGTAAAAACGGAAGAAACATCCCCCACATATTCCCTCTTTTTTGTCcttattccccccccccctttgttTGCCGCACCACGGTGGCATGCCAGCGTTACACCGTACTGCCAGTGGATATGCATAACTTTGCGCGAGCTAGTGTGCGGCTGGGCAGGAGGGACCACCATTCGTGCATTGCAGTCACGTAGCGTCCATTACGCGAGCGACAGTAATTACCGCCGCAAGCGAAGCAGAAATCGATCTGTGAAAAGGCACCGGGCAAGAGTCCCGGCAGCGGGGTGGCACCCGGGGAAAAGGGCCCGTGTTGCTGGGCCAAAAGCAAACCAAGAACAATGTGCATACTTGAACGCGAAAAgaaagaatgtgtgtgtgcgcgcggaaTCATAAAAGAAAAGCTCCCGCAAAGGTTACAGCACAATATGGCATGCagagacaaaacaaaagcaccatAGAAAACACAGAAAACACTGAAACTGCGTCGACAATCGAAAATCCTTCACGATCTTGCACGAGCTGCACCGGGATCGATGCACCCGGACGTGTGCTGCTGTACTGCTCGATGCACCAAATCCCCTTTTCTTACTCCTAGCGCAAAGGTGCAATAGAGCACAACATGGCGTGGGATTTTTGTTGGTGCTTACATGGGATTGTGCACCCATTGCCACGTGGCATTCCGTGGCGCACGTGAGTGTTTGTGGACCAAGTGGTTGAACTGTTGCTTAAAAGCTATCCCGCGCGCAACCGAGTCTCGGACGAGTGGAAAATggaatttcattttcatgaCTCCGCCGATGGGCTACAAAGGACGGAAAAtatgcagcagcagaagcggtGATGGGGCAGTAAAAGCTCGTAGCAACGTGCTGAAATTGCATTACAAGTAGCAACCGCAGAGCGCGCACTAAACGTGAGCACTGCCCGGGACACTCGAgtagtttattttttgcttttttttttcatttcgagCAGTTAACTGCACACGTACGGAGTAATCTTTGAAAGCAGCGGTACCGATGATATTGCCCGGACACGCTTTTGCAATATTTATGTTTAACTTCTAATTAAAATGCTTGACCGTTTCGCCAGCAGGACGAACACCACTTCAAAGACAATTTTAAACAATCCCCTTGTaatgcctctctctctctctctcgctctctttctctgcacAGGTGAAATACAAATTTCAACATATCCAGGTCGAGTGATAGTGACCGAGCCGAAGGGACTAGTACAACCTAGAATTAACGTGGAGAAACATTCGCTCAAGCACGTGGTGGTGAATGCACCGGTCACGCTGCCGTGCGTCGCCCAGGGCCACCCGGTACCAACCTACCGGTGGTTCAAGGAGGTGAAGGACCAGATCATGCCGCTGCCGCTGAACGAGCGCATCAGCATCGTGTCGGCGGGCCTGCTCAAGATCGCCAAGGCCCGGCTCGAGGACAGCGGGAAGTACCTCTGCTGGGTGAACAATACCGCCGGCGAGGAAACGATCCAGGTGTCGCTGACGGTGACGGCACCGCTGACCGCCCACCTGCAGCCCCAGGTGCAGACGGTGGACGTCGGGAAGGATGCCCAGTTCCAGTGCATCATATCCGGCTTTCCGGCGCACGAGGTGCTGTGGATGCACAACGGCAAACCGATCGTGCGGGACAGCCGGATCGAGATCTACACCGACGTGCCGCGGATCGTGATCAAGAACGTGCAGAAGGAGGACCAGGGCATGTACCAGTGCTTCGTCGCGAACGAGTGGGAGCAGATACAGTCCACGGCGGAGCTGCAGCTTGGTGGTGAGTGGGGTTTTGTGGATAGTGTTGGGGTCTTGGGACAGTCTTGATCTTGCTTGGAATGTCTAGCACAGGATTGAACGCACTTTTCACAGGAGGAATAGCGCTTTGTCTGGGTACCAACTAGCAACTGATGTGTCTATTGTTTGGACCACACAATGCTTTGCTGAAATTAATCCTTGAaagtacttcttcttcttcttcttcttttggctcaacaaccgttgtcgctcaaaaggcctgcctgtaccccttgtgggcttggctttcagtgactaattaaTTTCCCCCCGTAGCAGGATACTCAgttctacgtatggcggcatggtccatttggggctcgagcccatgatgggcatgttgttaagtcatacgagttgacgactgtaccattaGACCGACTAAATCGCATTGGAACTACAAACCGttttatttgttaaaatatAACCTGATCATCTTTAACCATCAGATTAAATTTCGTATTGATACAGTTTGACATTTGACCCCAGAAGAAGCTTTTAGTACAGTGCATAACATTACAATATAATCACTTGGTCTTTGACAGTACCGTCAAATTAAGCCATCTTAAAATTCTAAACTTAGTCTAATTTTTGCAAATCTCATATGTGTAAAATTTAACCCACAAAGAagcttttcattcattttgtaTCCCCCAAAGACGtattcaaaaaaaacaaagatttcAGGAAATTCTCAAAAAAACAGGTGCTTCTATAGTTGTGTTATCCACTGTATAAATAACACATTTTACTTAGAACTGGTTGAAAATAAATgccaaacaaatgaaaaaaatattgccttCAAATCGTAATATGTGTCAGTAACTGGAACAGTCTCCGAGCAAGAAACCACCGCAAAATGTCTCATAAAACCTGGCAAAGTCTTTTTCTACACCCTCTCAATACCGTGTCAGATGCaaccaagcacacacacttgcAGAGCGATTGCATCACCCTTACGCAATAACCCTCCGGGCAGCGTTTTACTGTGCCAAGAAAGAATATTCATCAGGCAGCATCCAACCATAATTAGGACACGGGAACATTATGTTCTATGTTCCCCTTCTATGCACTTGTTCACCCTTCTTTCCCATGGCCGGAAATGGAACTACACAAGAAGACaaggaaaaggaggaaaaaatggggaaagagagagggtAGAACAATCTCTTTTGATCATTGCACTCGAGGGGAGTGCAAACCAAACTTCCCCACCTTAGTCAAGTGTAAGGGCGCTTACTATTTGTTCCCCCTTTTTTATCGCTCTTTCCCTTTTGTtccgaccccccccccccctccgctaACAGATGCTACCCCGGAGTTGCTGTACTGGTTCTCGGAACAGACGCTCCAGCCGGGCCCGACCGTATCGCTCAAGTGCGTGGGCACCGGCAACCCACCGCCGCAGTTCACTTGGAAGCTGGACGGTTTTCCGGTAAGTAACAGACACCTTGGTGGAATTGTCGATTTGCCCACGTCTGCCCAGTCGTGGGCGGTGCTGTGCGTGAAGCCGTAGACCCGCACCTGCCAAAGAGAGTAAGCGACGAATAATGCAAATGCTTTGCCGCGCCTGTGGTTACACTCATTGCAGATCCCCGACAGTCCGCGCTTTGTCGTCGGTCAGTACGTCACCATCCACGACGATGTCATCAGTCACGTGAACGTTTCCAACGTGAAGGAAGAGGACGGTGGCGAGTATACTTGCGTGGCGCAGAACAGCATCGGAAGGTAAGAATGGATGAAATGCATGTGTTTGCGAAACTCTTCTTCCCCGTGGGCGCTTCTGCAAAACAGCGACAGGGAGAGTGTGCATGAAAAATGCATTGCACAATCCATGCCAATCGGTGATTGCTGTGCGGTGGGTGCTCTTGGGAGAGAATACAGAATCGGGCCACGTTCATTTCCCCCCAGGAGACGTTTACAGTGCATCACACTAATGATGTAGAAAGCTCTCAGTCATTCCACTGTATCTCAcaattttttctctcttttccaccAACCAGAGTGTCACACAGTGCCAAAGTGAACATCTACGGGCTTCCATACATACGCGAGATGCCAAAAATTACGGGCGTCTCGGGGCACGACCTCATCATCAAGTGTCCCGTCGCCGGCTACCCGATCGACAAGATACACTGGGAGCGGGACGGTCAAACACTACCCATCAATCGACGCCAGCGGGCCTACAACAACGGCACACTCATCATCGAACAGCTACAGCTGGCAGAGGACGCCGGCACGTACACCTGTATGGCGCAGAACAAGCAGAAGCAGACGGCCCGACGCAACGTCGAGATACAGGTGATAGTGCCGCCCAAGATTATGCCCATCCAGGCGATGACGAACATGCTGCGCGAAGGTATGCGGGCGGCCATCTCGTGCCAAATCCTGGAGGGTGATCTGCCAGTCAACTTTCGCTGGGAGCGCAACGGCAAACCGGTGCTCGGGACGGGCAATGAGGTGATCCGGCGGCTGGACGAGTACAGCACGAGCCTGGTGATCGAGCACATTACGTCCGAGTACTCGGGGAACTATACGTGCATCGCGAGCAATGTGGCGGGCAGCGAGAGCTTTACCGTGCCGCTGACGGTGAATGTGCCGCCGAAGTGGATACTGGAGCCGAAGGATTCGAGTGCCCAGGCCGGGCAGGACGTGGCACTGCACTGTCAGGCCGGGGGCCATCCGCAGCCGACGGTGACGTGGAAGAAGGCGATCGGCAACACGCCCGGGGAGTATAAGGACTTTCTGTACGAGCCGAACGTGTCGCTGCACGCGAACGGGACGCTACAGTTTCGCAAGATCGCGAAAGATTCGCAGGGTCACTTTCTGTGCGAGGCGAAGAACTCGATCGGGACGGGTGTTAGCAAGGTTATCTTCCTGAAGGTTAATGGTAAGTTTGCGAGCCAATGAATTTGTGGAGGTGTTTGGTGCTAACACATTCAACCATTTCTTGCTTTTTTCGCTCCCCAGTACCTGCCCACTTTACgacgaaaaacaaacagatcACCTCGCCGCGCAACAAGCAAATCCACATCCAGTGCAACGTGCAGGGCGACAACCCGATCGACATCAAGTGGAAGATGCAGAgctcccagcagcagctcgacgAATCGCTCGACAACCGGTACAACATACGCGAGCAGGTGCTGGACGACGGCATGGTGTCCGAGCTCGGCATCTCCCACACCTACCGGCAGGACACGGGCGTCTACATCTGCCAGGCGTCGAACGCGTTCGGCCAGGACGAGATGTCGATCCATCTCGTCATCCAGGAGGTGCCCGAAGCGCCCAAAAACCTGCGCATCAACTCGCAGCAGTCGCGCACGCTGCAGCTCTCCTGGAGCCAACCGTTCGCCGGCAACAGCCCGATCGAGAAGTACAACGTGGAGTACAAGCTGGTGACGGATTCGTGGCAGTCGGCCGAGCATATCACCGTCGCTGGGACGCAGACGGTCATAACGCTGCAGAACCTGAAGCCCGCCAAAGCGTACCATCTGCGCATCTCGGCCGAAAACAAGCTCGGTGCGTCGGAGTACTCGGAAGTGATACAGGTTACGACGCTGGAGGAAGTTCCCTCCGGACCGCCACTCAACATCAAAGGGGAACCGAAGAGTTCGACGGAAATTTTCCTCTCCTGGGAAGCACCGGACCGGGATCAGTGGAATGGGAACCTTTTGGGATACTACGTTGGCTACCAGATCGCCGCCAGTCCCAACGATCGTGACATCAATCCGACGCAAGGCTTCAACTTCAAGACGGTTGAGGTGCGCAGTCACTTTGGTGGTGAGACAACGCTACAAAACTTGAACAAGTGCACGACCTACAACATTGTGGTGCAGGCGTACACCAGCCAGGGCAGTGGACCGCCGAGCAAAGAGATATCGCTCGGTACGCTGGAGGATGTACCTTCGAGCGCACCCGACAGTCCAAAGTGTGATGTGCTGAGCTCGACCTCGATCTACATCACCTGGTCGCCGCCACCGGTCGATGGACAGAATGGGAAGATCCGAGGCTACAAAGTATCCTACATTGAGATGGATGATCTTTACGGTAAGTAGAGTTGATTTGGAGGATTCAATGAGCTTTATTTTGATGCCTCTTTCCCCATTTACAGAGAAGGAACCGTATACATCGAAAACGAACAATCAGTATCTGACGCTGGAAAACCTGAAGAAGTTCACCAACTACACGTTCTGGGTGCTGGCGTTCACCAAGGTGGGCGACGGTGTTCGAACCAATCCGTTCCATTGCATCACCCAGGAGGATGGTACGTTTGCTCTACGTCCTCTACCAGCGTTAGTCTCTGTCAGAGTCTCTTCCCTTTCTTCCTAGTACCGAGTGCTCCCAGCGCTCTGAAAGCAGTCCCTTCATCCAGCACCAAGATCATCATCTCCTGGCTACCACCGGCCCACCGGAATGGTCTCATCACCGGCTACACCTTTTACATGCAGCTCGTCGACGGTGGACGCGACGAGGGTACGCACAAGCGCTCCCTAGTACCGTACGCCGAAAGCCACGAAACGGTACGCTTGCAGGAGCACGCCACCTACCAGTTCTGGCTGACAGCCTCCACCAAAGTTGGGGAGGGTGAAAAGTCCGAAGTGATCACCGTTCCGCCCAACAACAAAGTCCCTGCCCGGATCGTTTCCTTCAGCCAGGAGATTGTAACGCCGTGGAAGGAAACACTGATCCTACCCTGCCGGAAGGTGGGTGTACCGGCACCCGTCACCATCTGGCGGCAGGACGACCAGCCGATGGATACGGGGACGCGCAAGCTGATCGCCAAAAACGGTACCCTCTACATCAAGGACTGCCAGCACTCGGACGCGGGCAACTATACGTGCAGTGTGGAGAACACCTGGGGCAGGGATGAGATCGTGTACCGCATCCGGATCCGGGTGCCACCCGATCCACCGACACTGACGATCGTCAACACCTACACCGACAGTCTGCTGCTCGAGTGGACGGACAACCGGAACGGTGGCTCGCCGGTGCTCGGGTACGTGATCAACTACAAGCGCGAGAACGGGGACTGGGAGGAGCTACAGATCGACTcgaaaaccaacacacacctGCTGGTGAATCTGTGGTGCGGCACGCGCTATCAACTCTACATTACAGCGTACAACAAGATAGGAACTGGATTGCCGTGCGATATTGTGCACTCGCACACGAAGGGACTTCCCCCGGTACAACCGAAACATTCGCAGATGATAACGAACAACTCGACGAGCGTGACGTGCTGGCTCGATTCGTGGGGTGATGGTGGCTGTGGGATACTGCATTTCTCGATCGAGAACCGGCTGTACGGGCGATCGCAGTGGAACATGATCGCTAGCCATGTGGAGGCGACGGAGCGGATCTTTACCGTGACGGATCTGCAGCCGGCAACAAAGTATCAGCTGCGTGTGACGGCGTACAACAATGCCGGTGCTACGATGGCCGTCTACAACTACACCACGCTTACTGCACAGGGAGGTAGGTGGAGTTGGTGGAGAGTAGCTTAAGAACTGTGGCGCTTTGCTAATGTAATCCTGTTTGGTTCCAGTGATGGTGTATCCGGATATAACGAACCCAGTGTCACCGCACATGGGTGAGAATCCGTTCTATGCCAACGTGAAGGTGATCTTGCCACTCTGTCTATCCATTCTGATACTGTTCGCGCTCGTTGCTGCGGCTCTGCTCATACGCAAGCGAAGTAAGTAGGCCATATCCATCTTGCGGGTCCTCTTCAGGAAGGAGTCTAAAGCCTAAAATACTCTACAAACTAATTAACTGATATCTCGTGTGTGTTCCACTCTTATCAGAGCTAAACAACCAGAACCGCATCCCATCCACCTCGATGTCGGAGTCACCGTCGATCGCCAACATCCAGAACAAGCACAACCGGGACCAGCAGTACCTAGCGGTGCGGGCTCAGCAAGCGAGCCGGAACAGTAACTCCGTTGACTCGGGCAGCTACAAAGCCGAGGGAAATGGTAATCGTCCCAATCAGTTCACTTCACTTCCGCGTTCTACCTGCCGAAAGGCTCCACTCACTCACCGTCTACTTTCCATACCTTTtctccggttttttttttcacagagTATATTGAAGACATTTGCCCGTATGCAACCTTTCAGCTGAACAAGCAAACGTACAGCGAAAGTTCATACAGTGGAAATGTCTACAGTGGACCATATCACTCGGTAAGAGGATCATTTGTGTATCATGATGTTAAAACCGAAAGCTATCATGTAAGTTTAATTTctatgccatctctttctctctatctgttTCATTTTTGTCCCATTGTGGAACTAAACTCTctgtatgtttttattttcctcatCATCAACATACAATGACAATGAGCGCgcacaaataaacacacacacacttccaacGCAACCATCCAACAACTCCACAGCCATCCTTTTCATTAGATCTCCTTTTTTCCAAACTTTCCCATCACTTACCACCATGATCAGCGTCAGCTGTTTCCGTTTTATGCTTTCATCTCTCTGACTCTCACTCTGTCTCTCATCACTGTGTTCATCTCTATCTTCTAGCAAAGGTCATTGTTGCGTACGCATCCCATATCTCATGATCGTCGTCGACTCATCTCCTACCACTATTACCATCGATCGTCGTTCGTCTCTCGATTTGCTAGTATCTCTTACGGCGAACCTGTCGGAAATGTTGCACTTTTGTTGTTCAGGTCATATCCCGATGATCTTTTATTCCTCTTCAAGGTTTTACTAAGGTTGATCCTATTGGTACAACAAGCTCCTAACCTTAGAGAGTCTTGAGTCTTAAGTCTTTGAAGATCATAATCAGTACCAAATAGAGTGTCAGTAAAATTAGCTTAATTGTCCTGGTCAACCAGCCTCTCCATTGCTCTTGATCATCTCGTTCGCCAGCAAACCATATAATGCTTCGTTCTTGCATTCTTTCGTACCGATCACTCATCTATCCCCCTTAACAATTGGCACTCATCAACTGTGTTTCGCTTCATCCGATCATCTTTCGATTATCGTTTCAATTGTTTTGCGATCGTGTTTCGTATTCGAACTGAAATCACCTCTCACTAGCTGCTGATCGTTTCGCACTATTCGCTCACCATCACTACCAACAtgatcaccaccatcatcaccattgATAATCGAGAAGGCAGAAGAGAGCACAAATGCCCACGATCGAATCACAGtcgaacaaaaatcaaaaatgtcccaaatggtgtttttttctttttctctttctttctatctctcttctctttctttctctttctctcttttttatcGCTCTCGCGCGcccgctctctctttctctctctctctcgctggtTGCGTGTATGATCGAACCACATGCAAACcacaaatcaatcaaaactcTCCCCACAAACCAAACCGCCCatccaacaaaacaacaaaccaaatcCTTGGAAATGTCCCTCGAAACGGCGAAACAAAACATCCCCCTTGCTGCGTGTTTCGTGCGTTTCGTCGTTGCTGTCGTTGCTGTGGGCTTTGCTGGGTTATCCGTACCGACCTTCTTAACGATAATGCACATACATCTCTTcctgttttatttgcaaaaaaaaatgtaacaacGCCCCAAAACGAACCCCAAACACTCATGTGCTGATGCAACCGTGCTGTCCTTCTCATCCTGGCCTGGCGCTACCACATCCGATACGATTGGAACAATGCAATTGGAACAACTTCCAAACCAAAACTACCCAACCATCCCGCGGTTCGACCTTCGTCTGACTACATTGCGACTTTTGAAaccgaaaaaaacgaaacccgaaacacaaacacaccaaccaaaaccaacaaaaataTCCCCTTTCttcttcgttaacaaaaaaaaaacctcccgtAGAACAAAGAGCCCGAATACACGAAAGTGCGCAGAAAGGGCGGATCTCGGCTCCGAGATCCGGCCACCTCGGAACCAATAGGTGAGTACGCTCGCGCCGATAACCGTTTGATGTTTGCTCGCTGTCTTGCTCCATAAAGCCGACCATTTCTAGATATAAATCAATTTATAGAATCAGACAATCCCGGATCCACAGATTCCGAAGTTAGGAAGATACTAACACTTCATATACCGATTACAGAATATGATACACTCGGTTCCGAATCTGACAACGATATTGCCTCGCGCTCCAACCAGTCCAACTACCGTCACCATCGTGGTACGTATTCGTCCGGCACAGTTGAGTCGGCAAATTGACTTTTTATTCTTCTGTTTCTCCTTAATTTTTGAACTGTTCCATTGGTTTGGA encodes:
- the LOC121592674 gene encoding Down syndrome cell adhesion molecule-like protein Dscam2 isoform X4, translated to MDVRGLAQGILLLHILKGVILLDLQGPVFLAEPPYKVEFSNNSGGLIDCTGHGSPPPDVEWSVATTNHELVYTLPNGSLIFYPFSADKFRHEVHSTVYRCKLKNLVGTILSREVHVKGVVNQKYNIQVHDEYVMSGNTAVLKCQVPSYIQDYVVVTAWVQDSGVHLYPNSDIGGKYIVLSNGDLYINNAGASDAYKTYSCRTVNRLTGEIQISTYPGRVIVTEPKGLVQPRINVEKHSLKHVVVNAPVTLPCVAQGHPVPTYRWFKEVKDQIMPLPLNERISIVSAGLLKIAKARLEDSGKYLCWVNNTAGEETIQVSLTVTAPLTAHLQPQVQTVDVGKDAQFQCIISGFPAHEVLWMHNGKPIVRDSRIEIYTDVPRIVIKNVQKEDQGMYQCFVANEWEQIQSTAELQLGDATPELLYWFSEQTLQPGPTVSLKCVGTGNPPPQFTWKLDGFPIPDSPRFVVGQYVTIHDDVISHVNVSNVKEEDGGEYTCVAQNSIGRVSHSAKVNIYGLPYIREMPKITGVSGHDLIIKCPVAGYPIDKIHWERDGQTLPINRRQRAYNNGTLIIEQLQLAEDAGTYTCMAQNKQKQTARRNVEIQVIVPPKIMPIQAMTNMLREGMRAAISCQILEGDLPVNFRWERNGKPVLGTGNEVIRRLDEYSTSLVIEHITSEYSGNYTCIASNVAGSESFTVPLTVNVPPKWILEPKDSSAQAGQDVALHCQAGGHPQPTVTWKKAIGNTPGEYKDFLYEPNVSLHANGTLQFRKIAKDSQGHFLCEAKNSIGTGVSKVIFLKVNVPAHFTTKNKQITSPRNKQIHIQCNVQGDNPIDIKWKMQSSQQQLDESLDNRYNIREQVLDDGMVSELGISHTYRQDTGVYICQASNAFGQDEMSIHLVIQEVPEAPKNLRINSQQSRTLQLSWSQPFAGNSPIEKYNVEYKLVTDSWQSAEHITVAGTQTVITLQNLKPAKAYHLRISAENKLGASEYSEVIQVTTLEEVPSGPPLNIKGEPKSSTEIFLSWEAPDRDQWNGNLLGYYVGYQIAASPNDRDINPTQGFNFKTVEVRSHFGGETTLQNLNKCTTYNIVVQAYTSQGSGPPSKEISLGTLEDVPSSAPDSPKCDVLSSTSIYITWSPPPVDGQNGKIRGYKVSYIEMDDLYEKEPYTSKTNNQYLTLENLKKFTNYTFWVLAFTKVGDGVRTNPFHCITQEDVPSAPSALKAVPSSSTKIIISWLPPAHRNGLITGYTFYMQLVDGGRDEGTHKRSLVPYAESHETVRLQEHATYQFWLTASTKVGEGEKSEVITVPPNNKVPARIVSFSQEIVTPWKETLILPCRKVGVPAPVTIWRQDDQPMDTGTRKLIAKNGTLYIKDCQHSDAGNYTCSVENTWGRDEIVYRIRIRVPPDPPTLTIVNTYTDSLLLEWTDNRNGGSPVLGYVINYKRENGDWEELQIDSKTNTHLLVNLWCGTRYQLYITAYNKIGTGLPCDIVHSHTKGLPPVQPKHSQMITNNSTSVTCWLDSWGDGGCGILHFSIENRLYGRSQWNMIASHVEATERIFTVTDLQPATKYQLRVTAYNNAGATMAVYNYTTLTAQGVMVYPDITNPVSPHMGENPFYANVKVILPLCLSILILFALVAAALLIRKRKLNNQNRIPSTSMSESPSIANIQNKHNRDQQYLAVRAQQASRNSNSVDSGSYKAEGNEYIEDICPYATFQLNKQTYSESSYSGNVYSGPYHSNKEPEYTKVRRKGGSRLRDPATSEPIDINQFIESDNPGSTDSEVRKILTLHIPITEYDTLGSESDNDIASRSNQSNYRHHRDTQDETSSSSENSPSSISRKSKPPYPPRKSAKAQSQNLPKRHVRSSSGYSSHNEETTFSISNYPNYSDHITPPARFSDLLGRDATLAVSSVNPSSLGSATEIGSNVVGKKSSNHSPRPRAGQKLQREAFQINV